One window of Candidatus Phytoplasma solani genomic DNA carries:
- a CDS encoding DNA adenine methylase, giving the protein MKINWIGCKKKMIPQLLTKIPSNYNTYYEPFLGSGILFQTLNPKKAILNDNDINLIQLWQNALNEPVLFCNNVINFETQLYKTNNQHSQKENYKLLLNIFNKMNPCVVKNSFFYVLLKYAFRGIFRYQKNGKIYMSFGYKNKFKSPIIDLEELQKNKNNSTNSKILNIDFESVINQSQSNDFIFVDPPYFRKDIKDKAFYQKAFTFDNHIRLYKTLKSAHHRNVKWLYTNYNSPEIIELFKDFNITTVKTTTSHCLTKSNILEEIIISNY; this is encoded by the coding sequence ATGAAAATTAATTGGATAGGGTGTAAAAAGAAAATGATTCCTCAATTATTAACCAAAATACCCTCAAATTACAACACCTATTACGAACCCTTTTTAGGAAGTGGGATATTATTTCAAACTTTAAACCCTAAAAAAGCCATTTTAAACGATAATGATATTAATTTAATTCAACTTTGGCAAAACGCATTAAACGAACCAGTTTTATTTTGTAATAATGTTATTAATTTTGAAACCCAATTATATAAAACCAACAATCAACATTCACAAAAAGAAAACTATAAACTTTTATTAAATATTTTTAACAAAATGAATCCCTGCGTTGTTAAAAATTCATTTTTTTATGTATTATTGAAATATGCTTTTCGCGGCATTTTTAGATATCAAAAAAACGGAAAAATATATATGAGTTTTGGTTACAAAAACAAATTTAAAAGCCCAATTATTGATTTAGAAGAATTACAAAAAAATAAAAATAATTCCACCAATTCAAAAATTTTAAATATAGATTTTGAAAGCGTAATCAACCAATCACAAAGCAATGATTTTATATTTGTCGATCCACCATATTTTCGGAAAGACATCAAAGATAAAGCTTTTTATCAAAAAGCATTTACATTTGACAACCATATAAGACTTTATAAAACGTTAAAAAGCGCCCATCACCGTAATGTAAAATGGTTATACACCAATTATAATTCACCTGAAATAATCGAATTATTTAAAGATTTTAATATCACAACCGTCAAAACAACCACCTCACATTGTTTAACAAAAAGCAATATTTTAGAAGAAATTATTATCAGTAATTATTAA
- the rpoE gene encoding DNA-directed RNA polymerase subunit delta: MKTIKISKSLLETAYEIAKKQRKPIFIYDLLKQTCKKHQINDFSDYKKINQLYLDITLSGQFIFCDDKCLMIKENNKEHWDKDFFEKPQNNKIDDLSDSLAEQNLDFEDFLLEKLNNEDDKQNKKNNAALEDDSLDNEEDKKNNSDEILDNNDKEDDYDDLLDDYDYLYDK; encoded by the coding sequence ATGAAAACAATAAAAATATCAAAATCACTTTTAGAAACAGCTTATGAAATAGCTAAAAAACAACGTAAACCTATTTTTATTTATGATTTATTAAAGCAAACATGTAAGAAACATCAAATCAATGATTTTAGCGATTATAAAAAAATAAATCAACTTTATTTAGATATTACTTTGAGCGGACAATTTATTTTTTGTGATGATAAATGTTTAATGATTAAAGAAAATAATAAAGAACATTGGGATAAAGATTTTTTTGAAAAACCTCAAAATAATAAAATTGATGATTTATCTGATTCTCTGGCAGAACAGAATTTAGATTTTGAAGATTTTCTTTTGGAAAAATTAAATAATGAAGATGACAAACAAAATAAAAAAAACAATGCAGCATTAGAAGATGATTCATTAGACAATGAAGAAGATAAAAAAAATAATTCTGATGAAATTTTAGATAATAACGATAAAGAAGATGATTACGATGATTTATTAGATGATTATGATTATCTTTACGATAAATAA
- a CDS encoding DUF2963 domain-containing protein: MDHFDEFDPQTGTKTKIIWFQPDGKSVWRIHEFDPQTGKHIKIHYSDSEFVKTEQQKYNKN; encoded by the coding sequence TTGGATCATTTTGACGAATTTGACCCCCAAACAGGAACCAAAACCAAAATAATTTGGTTCCAACCCGACGGAAAATCAGTTTGGCGCATCCACGAATTCGACCCACAAACAGGAAAACACATAAAAATCCACTATTCAGACAGCGAATTTGTCAAAACCGAACAACAAAAATATAATAAAAATTAA
- a CDS encoding DUF2963 domain-containing protein encodes MNIIKETTDEYGYKVIQELDPQTRKLIKSTTFQPDGKSIWIILTNLTPKQEPKPK; translated from the coding sequence ATGAATATAATTAAAGAAACAACCGATGAATATGGTTACAAAGTAATCCAAGAACTAGACCCCCAAACACGTAAACTAATCAAATCAACCACATTCCAACCTGACGGAAAATCAATTTGGATCATTTTGACGAATTTGACCCCCAAACAGGAACCAAAACCAAAATAA
- a CDS encoding YbaB/EbfC family nucleoid-associated protein, translating into MNTQSNILEKLKKMQEEIENAQKQLELQEFTGKAGDVIVVLQGTKQVIDVIIEKNNNIETLQESILLAFNAALRKLEKTSKEIMGQISGGLSPF; encoded by the coding sequence ATGAATACTCAATCTAATATATTAGAAAAATTAAAAAAAATGCAAGAAGAAATTGAAAACGCTCAAAAACAATTGGAATTACAAGAATTTACTGGTAAAGCTGGTGATGTTATTGTTGTTTTACAAGGCACTAAACAAGTTATAGATGTAATTATTGAAAAAAACAACAATATAGAAACTTTGCAAGAAAGTATTTTATTGGCTTTTAATGCTGCCTTAAGAAAGCTTGAAAAAACTTCTAAAGAAATTATGGGTCAAATATCAGGTGGTTTATCTCCATTTTAA
- a CDS encoding single-stranded DNA-binding protein, translated as MLNKVQLIGNIAHNLEKQYINSNNEQIPKIDFNLAINNKDKVQYTPCVVFRTQAENCHKYLHKGSKIYVEGTLSIQKYTTLEGQTRTTTKIIIQNVIFLDNKSK; from the coding sequence ATGTTAAACAAAGTTCAATTAATCGGCAATATCGCCCATAACTTAGAAAAACAATACATTAATAGTAACAACGAACAAATACCAAAAATAGATTTCAATTTAGCAATCAACAACAAGGATAAAGTACAATACACCCCTTGTGTGGTTTTTAGAACTCAGGCCGAAAACTGCCACAAATACCTACATAAAGGTTCAAAAATATATGTCGAAGGCACCCTATCAATCCAAAAATATACCACCCTCGAAGGCCAAACACGAACTACCACCAAAATAATTATCCAAAACGTTATCTTTTTAGATAATAAATCCAAATAA
- a CDS encoding ABC transporter substrate-binding protein/permease yields the protein MKRSHLIIILIYLFVLVFSLWADADFKIPFTNNQTKQIDLIVGMELEYLPLGYLTNENNEDACYNIQGQSGYACGYDVLVAKKLAEGLNRKLIIKKISFDGLIPALKNNEIDLVISGLSQTQERQKEIVFSEPYCFYGLEIILNKSKSAIKDLGDLKKLKIGYQSGSSYASIVSQISDFSTSFQSYNDLETSFLATDMDGFIAESFLAQVFVNKFGSQTHTNKHVNEIFSKQQDQELLQSRIALKKENDTLLKDVNKALTKFDLKQQGKELMQIIIKQASVNNDYKINLWQILKKYKSLYFQGFIKTMQLAFLGTISAFFLTLLLFYLKGIPKNIKRISTLKKYLFKCLNAIVNIYIFIIKGVPMMVQAMIFYYGLKSTGYFKWLTPFCGGLIVITFNSTAYLAETMFKNIEFLDLGQIEAALALGMTPRKTLKTVVLPQVIQKSLLRFCNEFVNNIKDSYVFEVIGLFELFNSISQIRGATLNINVFLIPVFFYLFLNMITFYLFKKIFG from the coding sequence ATGAAACGCAGCCATTTAATTATTATTTTAATTTATCTTTTTGTTTTGGTTTTTTCTTTGTGGGCAGATGCTGATTTTAAAATTCCTTTTACTAACAACCAAACAAAACAAATAGATTTAATAGTTGGGATGGAACTAGAATACCTTCCTTTAGGTTACTTGACTAATGAAAACAATGAAGACGCTTGTTATAATATTCAAGGTCAAAGTGGATATGCTTGCGGTTATGATGTTTTAGTTGCTAAAAAATTAGCAGAGGGATTAAACCGTAAATTAATCATTAAAAAGATTAGTTTTGATGGTTTAATTCCAGCTTTAAAAAATAACGAAATAGATTTAGTTATTTCAGGACTTTCTCAAACGCAAGAACGTCAAAAAGAAATTGTTTTTTCTGAACCTTATTGTTTTTATGGATTAGAAATTATTTTAAATAAATCAAAATCAGCAATAAAAGATTTAGGGGATTTAAAAAAATTAAAAATTGGTTATCAAAGTGGTTCTTCTTATGCTTCTATAGTTTCTCAAATAAGTGATTTTAGCACATCTTTTCAAAGTTATAATGACCTCGAAACATCTTTTTTAGCCACTGATATGGATGGTTTTATTGCTGAATCCTTTCTTGCTCAAGTGTTTGTAAATAAATTTGGAAGCCAAACACACACAAACAAACATGTAAATGAAATATTTAGCAAACAACAAGACCAAGAATTATTACAATCTCGTATTGCTTTAAAAAAGGAAAATGATACACTTTTAAAAGATGTTAACAAGGCTTTAACCAAGTTTGACCTAAAACAACAAGGTAAAGAATTAATGCAAATAATTATTAAACAAGCATCTGTAAACAATGATTATAAAATTAATTTATGGCAAATATTAAAAAAATATAAATCATTATATTTTCAAGGTTTTATAAAAACTATGCAATTAGCTTTTTTAGGTACTATTAGTGCTTTTTTTTTAACTTTATTATTGTTTTATCTCAAAGGAATTCCTAAAAATATTAAAAGAATAAGCACTTTAAAAAAATATTTATTTAAATGTTTAAATGCTATTGTTAATATTTATATTTTTATCATCAAAGGGGTGCCTATGATGGTACAAGCTATGATTTTTTATTATGGTCTTAAAAGTACTGGTTACTTTAAGTGGCTAACCCCTTTTTGTGGTGGATTAATTGTTATTACCTTTAATTCAACCGCCTATCTTGCTGAAACAATGTTTAAAAATATTGAGTTTCTTGATTTGGGACAAATTGAAGCAGCTTTAGCTTTAGGGATGACTCCAAGAAAAACTTTAAAAACAGTTGTTTTGCCACAAGTAATTCAAAAGTCTTTATTGCGTTTTTGTAATGAATTTGTTAATAACATCAAAGATAGTTATGTTTTTGAAGTCATTGGATTGTTTGAACTTTTTAATTCCATTTCCCAAATAAGAGGTGCTACTTTGAATATTAATGTTTTTCTTATTCCCGTTTTCTTTTATTTATTTTTAAATATGATTACCTTTTATCTTTTTAAAAAAATATTCGGTTAA
- a CDS encoding HU family DNA-binding protein, with the protein MNKKELIKKIAEINKTSITKTEEFYNSFEFALNEAITSTAEVVLSPSIGKFILKSRKAYIGRNPQTGKKLKIPAKTVVTFKLSKTIKDLVKELELN; encoded by the coding sequence ATGAATAAAAAAGAATTAATTAAAAAAATCGCCGAAATTAATAAAACCTCAATCACAAAAACTGAGGAATTTTATAACTCATTTGAATTTGCTTTGAATGAGGCAATAACATCCACCGCTGAAGTAGTTTTATCACCTTCTATCGGTAAATTTATTTTAAAATCAAGAAAAGCCTACATAGGAAGAAACCCTCAAACAGGTAAAAAACTAAAAATTCCTGCTAAAACAGTAGTAACTTTCAAACTTTCTAAAACCATCAAAGATTTAGTTAAAGAATTGGAATTAAATTAA
- a CDS encoding amino acid ABC transporter ATP-binding protein: MHNIIEIKNLQKNFGNHVVLKDINLTIKKNEIITIIGASGAGKSSLLRCLNLLEEPDDGIILFKKQDILDPCYNTTHLRQKVGMVFQHFNLFEHKNVLKNCSLAPMEVLGKSQAESDLIAQKKLKIVGLEKAMLQSIQTLSGGQKQRVAIARALCMEPEVILFDEPTASLDPQLTKEVLDIMANLAKQAITIVLVTHEIAFAQKISDRIVFMADGIIVEGGTPSQILNNPQNQKLKAFLKEAFF; this comes from the coding sequence ATGCATAACATTATTGAAATCAAAAACCTTCAAAAAAATTTTGGCAATCATGTAGTTTTAAAAGATATTAATTTAACAATCAAAAAAAATGAAATTATTACTATTATAGGTGCTTCTGGCGCTGGTAAATCGTCTCTTCTAAGATGTTTAAATCTTTTAGAAGAACCTGATGATGGTATTATTTTATTTAAAAAACAAGACATCTTAGACCCGTGTTATAACACTACTCATTTAAGACAAAAAGTGGGGATGGTTTTTCAACATTTTAATCTTTTTGAACATAAAAATGTTTTAAAAAATTGTAGTTTAGCACCAATGGAAGTTTTAGGAAAAAGTCAAGCAGAATCTGATTTGATTGCCCAAAAAAAACTCAAAATCGTAGGTCTTGAAAAAGCAATGTTACAAAGTATTCAAACTCTTTCTGGAGGACAAAAACAACGGGTTGCCATTGCTCGTGCTTTATGTATGGAACCAGAAGTTATTTTATTTGATGAACCAACAGCTTCACTCGATCCTCAGTTAACTAAAGAAGTTTTAGATATTATGGCAAATTTAGCCAAACAAGCAATTACTATTGTTTTAGTTACTCATGAAATTGCTTTTGCACAAAAAATATCTGATCGGATTGTTTTTATGGCTGATGGGATTATTGTTGAAGGCGGAACTCCTTCGCAAATATTAAATAATCCTCAAAACCAAAAACTGAAAGCTTTTTTAAAAGAAGCTTTTTTTTAA
- the dnaX gene encoding DNA polymerase III subunit gamma/tau, protein MVSYLVLYRKYRPQIFKDVVGQKIIIQTLKNTIRYQKINHCYLFSGNKGTGKTTLAKIFAKAINCMHPKLGDVCEKCQSCLNCFQANTDIVELDGASYNGVDEIRELQDKVQYKPHIGKYKVYIVDEVHVLTPNAFNALLKILEEPPKHVVFLLITTEIYKIPETILSRAQSFSFENLSLENIILQLKKITILENIIITDDAIKVIASYADGSMRNALSLLDQISSYQNNLITSEDIAEVKGLVSGSFLKKLFHSLMTKKTIEVLKLLDKAFHSGKNLDLLVFDLIDALKNYLLEQIENTQVLSPEKTNITNEVIAFHVDFILKTLIKLQQDLKKSDQKKILIEIAFLQICYFAESNQNSFFASNNKQPLLRQNIDEKTKVNFNDNSFLDNHAKPRTNIDENLISTTATSFMQNNIYSKKEQKETISVQKDPYFVISSLNDLIMIALNILSNKDESKIKMIANAWEKLNTEYRFFSNRNVAQLLYKGQIIALSHKKEMILVYRDNIACQQILKKNIKVQALKILNRKTQLVRDYVCFLEKDYKNLETFLKNNSSDAIDIFINACDWELDFYKTQNQIINLPFVVQLAYDFFDNNIVEIIN, encoded by the coding sequence ATGGTGTCTTATTTAGTTTTATATAGAAAATATCGACCTCAAATTTTTAAAGATGTTGTCGGACAAAAAATCATTATTCAAACTTTAAAAAACACCATTAGATATCAAAAAATTAATCATTGTTACCTTTTTAGCGGTAATAAAGGCACCGGAAAAACTACTTTAGCCAAAATATTTGCCAAAGCTATTAATTGCATGCATCCTAAATTAGGAGATGTTTGTGAAAAATGTCAATCATGTCTTAATTGCTTTCAAGCAAATACTGATATTGTTGAACTTGATGGCGCCTCTTATAATGGAGTTGATGAAATAAGGGAATTACAAGATAAAGTCCAATATAAACCTCATATAGGTAAATACAAGGTTTATATTGTTGATGAAGTTCATGTTTTAACTCCCAATGCTTTTAACGCTTTATTAAAAATTTTAGAAGAACCCCCTAAGCATGTTGTTTTTCTTTTAATAACTACAGAAATATATAAAATTCCTGAAACTATTTTATCTCGCGCTCAAAGTTTTTCTTTTGAAAATTTAAGCCTTGAAAATATTATTTTACAATTAAAAAAAATTACTATTTTGGAAAATATTATTATTACTGATGATGCTATCAAAGTCATTGCTAGTTATGCTGATGGAAGTATGCGTAATGCCTTAAGTTTATTGGATCAAATAAGTTCTTATCAAAATAATTTAATCACTTCAGAAGATATTGCTGAAGTTAAAGGACTTGTTTCAGGTAGTTTTTTAAAAAAATTATTTCATTCACTTATGACTAAAAAAACTATTGAAGTTTTAAAATTACTTGATAAGGCGTTTCATTCTGGTAAAAATCTTGATTTATTAGTTTTTGATTTAATTGATGCTTTAAAAAATTATTTATTAGAACAAATCGAAAATACACAAGTTTTGTCACCTGAAAAAACAAATATCACTAATGAAGTTATTGCATTTCATGTTGATTTTATTTTAAAAACTTTAATTAAATTGCAACAAGATTTAAAAAAAAGTGATCAAAAAAAGATTTTGATAGAAATTGCTTTTTTACAAATATGTTATTTTGCAGAATCTAATCAAAATTCATTTTTTGCATCAAACAATAAACAACCTTTATTACGACAAAATATTGATGAAAAAACAAAAGTAAATTTTAATGATAATTCTTTTTTGGATAATCATGCAAAACCAAGAACAAATATAGATGAAAATTTAATTTCAACTACAGCCACTTCTTTTATGCAAAATAATATTTATTCTAAAAAAGAGCAAAAAGAAACGATAAGTGTTCAAAAAGATCCTTATTTTGTGATTTCTTCTTTGAATGATTTAATAATGATAGCTTTAAATATTTTATCCAATAAAGACGAATCTAAAATAAAAATGATTGCTAACGCTTGGGAAAAATTAAATACAGAATATAGATTTTTTTCTAATAGAAATGTAGCTCAACTTTTATATAAAGGTCAAATCATAGCTTTAAGTCATAAAAAAGAAATGATTTTGGTTTATCGAGATAATATTGCTTGTCAACAAATATTGAAAAAAAATATTAAAGTTCAAGCTTTAAAGATTTTAAATAGAAAAACGCAACTTGTTAGAGATTATGTTTGTTTTTTAGAAAAAGATTATAAAAATTTAGAAACTTTTTTAAAAAATAATTCTTCTGATGCGATTGATATTTTTATAAATGCTTGCGATTGGGAACTTGATTTTTATAAAACCCAAAATCAAATAATTAATCTTCCTTTTGTTGTTCAATTAGCTTATGATTTTTTTGACAATAATATAGTAGAAATAATTAATTAA
- a CDS encoding sigma-70 family RNA polymerase sigma factor produces MLRQKLFKDFLKNKKNLEARNQLIELHYPLAKKLSNKFNFYPRVLTKEDLYQEGILGLIKALNNYHDLGYDFIAYATPTIKSEIRELIRKSHSPSIPQKTTKPRNISFNENQHSQQTIYDKIPNPHQLWLKQVKHELLIKKLKTKLSKNEFNVICLSFGVTTKNINDTHQPTYTNQEIATKLNLTLKQIEKLKEHAIQKLTPNNKKNKEKI; encoded by the coding sequence ATGTTAAGACAAAAATTATTTAAAGATTTTTTAAAAAATAAAAAGAATTTAGAGGCCCGCAATCAATTAATTGAACTTCATTATCCGTTAGCAAAAAAATTATCAAACAAATTTAATTTCTATCCGCGAGTTTTGACTAAAGAGGATTTATACCAGGAAGGGATTTTAGGTTTAATCAAAGCCCTAAATAATTACCATGACTTAGGTTACGACTTTATCGCCTACGCTACTCCCACCATCAAATCGGAAATCCGCGAATTAATAAGAAAAAGCCATTCCCCTTCAATCCCCCAAAAAACCACCAAACCAAGAAATATCAGTTTTAACGAAAACCAACACTCACAACAAACAATTTACGACAAAATCCCCAATCCGCATCAATTATGGTTAAAACAAGTAAAACACGAATTATTAATAAAAAAATTAAAAACCAAACTAAGTAAAAATGAATTCAACGTTATTTGTTTGAGTTTTGGCGTTACTACAAAAAACATTAACGACACACATCAACCAACATATACAAATCAAGAAATAGCTACAAAATTAAATTTAACTTTAAAACAAATAGAAAAATTAAAAGAACACGCCATTCAAAAACTAACCCCAAATAATAAAAAAAATAAGGAGAAAATATAA
- a CDS encoding transporter substrate-binding domain-containing protein, producing the protein MNLRNLNKRQKNILNTVIGLILLLIAVFVFFMRFNKNSIPINNKKTKTLTVGMECDYWPYNGALNQKKDENNIPIFGQSGYAFGYDVLVAKHLAEELKRTLIIKKISFDGLIPALKAGEIDVIIGGMTPTEKRKKEVDFSNPYFESKINLFLKKESKRKTYIKIGTQTGTIYSEDEQIKNQFQSINFSYDSYTDLENALTTDAIDGYIAESPIADMICKQKERICEDIAFNDKISICIAVKKDNKELLEAVNNKLESIKNYVSMKEVIEKVIKYTQG; encoded by the coding sequence ATGAATTTAAGAAATCTAAATAAAAGACAAAAAAATATTTTGAATACTGTTATTGGGTTAATTTTATTATTAATTGCTGTTTTTGTTTTTTTTATGCGGTTTAATAAAAACTCAATTCCAATAAATAATAAAAAAACTAAAACTTTAACAGTTGGGATGGAATGTGATTATTGGCCTTATAATGGGGCTTTAAATCAAAAAAAAGACGAAAATAATATTCCAATTTTTGGACAAAGTGGATATGCTTTCGGTTATGATGTTTTAGTTGCTAAACATTTAGCTGAGGAATTAAAACGTACATTAATTATTAAAAAGATTAGTTTTGATGGTTTAATTCCAGCTTTAAAAGCAGGTGAAATTGATGTAATCATTGGTGGGATGACTCCAACAGAAAAAAGAAAAAAAGAAGTCGATTTTAGTAATCCTTATTTTGAATCTAAAATAAATCTATTTTTAAAAAAAGAATCCAAACGTAAAACATATATTAAAATTGGTACTCAAACAGGGACTATTTACTCAGAAGATGAACAAATAAAAAACCAATTCCAAAGTATCAATTTCTCTTATGATAGTTACACTGATTTAGAAAATGCCTTAACAACTGATGCTATTGACGGTTATATTGCTGAATCCCCTATTGCTGATATGATTTGCAAACAAAAAGAAAGAATTTGTGAAGATATTGCATTCAATGATAAAATCTCTATATGTATTGCTGTAAAAAAAGATAATAAAGAATTATTAGAAGCTGTTAATAATAAATTAGAATCAATAAAAAATTACGTATCAATGAAAGAAGTGATCGAGAAAGTGATTAAATATACACAAGGTTAA
- a CDS encoding amino acid ABC transporter permease — translation MQLLKLCYNNLKNHYSIYYQGLMTTVKLAVFGTVGAFLLALLLLYVKGLPKKPKKTSIFTKISFKSLNAIINAYIFIIKGVPMMLQAMLFYYGLKSTGYFKWLTPFYGGLIVITFNSTAYIAEIMLKNMQFFDPGQIEAALALGMTARQALKRVVLPQVIQRSLLRIVNEFIINVKDSCVFSTIGLLELFGATKQIYSISYSVTVPFINASIMYLMLVGIATIVLKKLEIKLGNKNA, via the coding sequence ATGCAACTTTTAAAACTATGCTATAATAATTTAAAAAATCATTATTCAATTTATTATCAAGGTTTAATGACAACTGTTAAATTAGCTGTTTTTGGCACTGTTGGAGCTTTTTTACTTGCTTTATTATTGCTTTATGTCAAAGGATTACCAAAAAAACCTAAAAAAACCAGCATTTTTACCAAAATTTCTTTTAAAAGTTTAAATGCCATCATTAATGCTTATATATTTATTATTAAAGGAGTTCCTATGATGTTGCAAGCCATGCTTTTTTATTATGGTCTTAAAAGCACTGGTTACTTTAAATGGTTAACACCTTTTTATGGTGGCTTAATCGTCATTACCTTTAACTCCACTGCTTATATTGCAGAAATCATGTTAAAAAATATGCAATTTTTTGACCCCGGTCAAATTGAAGCAGCCTTAGCTTTAGGTATGACTGCAAGACAAGCTTTAAAAAGAGTTGTTTTACCGCAAGTCATTCAAAGGTCTTTGTTGCGTATTGTTAATGAATTTATTATTAATGTTAAAGATAGTTGTGTTTTTAGTACTATTGGTTTATTAGAGTTATTTGGCGCCACTAAACAAATATATTCAATTTCATATAGTGTGACTGTCCCCTTTATTAATGCTTCTATTATGTATTTAATGTTAGTGGGGATTGCAACTATTGTCTTAAAAAAATTAGAGATTAAATTAGGAAATAAAAATGCATAA
- a CDS encoding Panacea domain-containing protein, protein MSDGMSEAYHGTYFKDRSKKPKNPTKKKKIMNNQNNEITIFDVANYIIKKNKSAITNMKLQKLTYYCYAKYLVENNQPIFKEPIEAWLHGPVFPNLYNEFKRYTYKPICHGTKKGEEKHLTNDHRVLIDRIIELYGNKAPTSLTNVTHQEAPWQSAWDNNEDWSKNVIKDEIIKNYFIKNLKKI, encoded by the coding sequence ATGAGCGATGGAATGTCAGAAGCGTATCATGGAACTTACTTTAAAGACCGATCAAAAAAACCAAAAAATCCAACTAAAAAGAAAAAAATTATGAATAATCAAAATAACGAAATCACTATTTTTGATGTCGCCAATTATATTATTAAAAAAAATAAGAGTGCCATCACAAATATGAAATTACAAAAATTAACTTATTATTGTTACGCTAAATATTTAGTTGAAAATAATCAACCAATTTTTAAAGAACCAATCGAAGCGTGGCTTCACGGTCCTGTTTTCCCTAATTTATATAATGAATTTAAACGTTATACCTACAAACCAATTTGTCACGGAACTAAAAAAGGAGAAGAAAAACACTTAACAAACGATCATCGTGTTTTAATCGATAGAATAATAGAATTATATGGAAATAAAGCGCCTACTAGTTTAACTAATGTGACGCATCAAGAAGCTCCTTGGCAATCAGCTTGGGATAATAACGAAGATTGGTCTAAAAACGTTATTAAAGATGAAATAATAAAAAATTATTTTATAAAAAATCTCAAAAAAATATAA